In Pseudomonas sp. LRP2-20, the genomic window CTGGGGTAGAAACGACAGTGATTGGCCATCAGGGGACTGATGGCGTAACGGTAAAACTGGATCGGAACGAGGGCCAGTTTACGCATTTTGACTGTCTACCCCTGCGGAATCGGCGTTTGCCGCTGGAGTTGGCCGGCTGCGCGCCAGACGTTTCCAGAGCTTGCCAAAGTGTTGGTGCAATTCCGGGTTTTCTATCTCACCCAATCCCTTGCGCGCGACGATCACTATGTCCAGGCCACCCAGCAATTGCTGATTGAGCCGGAAGGAATCGCGCATCAAGCGCTTGAGGCGATTGCGTTGAACGGCGAGCTTGACGCTCTTCTTGCCGATCACCAGGCCGAGGCGCGGGTGA contains:
- the rnpA gene encoding ribonuclease P protein component, translating into MVSQDFSREKRLLTPRHFKAVFDSPTGKVPGKNLLILARENGLDHPRLGLVIGKKSVKLAVQRNRLKRLMRDSFRLNQQLLGGLDIVIVARKGLGEIENPELHQHFGKLWKRLARSRPTPAANADSAGVDSQNA